The Lycium ferocissimum isolate CSIRO_LF1 chromosome 1, AGI_CSIRO_Lferr_CH_V1, whole genome shotgun sequence genome includes a region encoding these proteins:
- the LOC132054725 gene encoding GDP-fucose transporter 1: protein MSAIRLDASKQYYATSSLVVGYALCSSLLAVINKFAITNFNYPGLLTSLQYLTSTLGVWLLGKLGLLHHDPLTLENAKKFLPAALVFYLAIFTNTNLLRHANVDTFIVFRSCTPLLVAVADTAFRKQPCPSKLTFLSLVIILGGAVGYVATDSGFTLTAYSWALAYLVTITTEMVYIKHMVTNLGLNTWGFVFYNNLLSLMMAPLFWIITGEYVDVFIAMGSNTLFNPVAFMAVSLSCVFGLLISFFGFAARKAISATAFTVTGVVNKFLTVAINVLIWDKHASPFGLMCLLFTIAGGVLYQQSVTAVVTTAPSAVSNKNDYGDSDEEKGISAKISGV from the coding sequence ATGTCTGCAATCAGATTAGATGCATCAAAGCAATATTATGCAACTAGCAGTCTTGTGGTTGGATATGCCTTGTGTTCCAGCTTGCTTGCTGTGATTAACAAGTTTGCTATAACTAATTTCAACTATCCAGGTCTTCTCACTTCGTTGCAGTACCTAACTTCAACTTTAGGGGTTTGGTTATTAGGGAAATTGGGGTTGTTGCATCACGACCCGTTAACGTTGGAGAATGCCAAGAAATTCTTGCCTGCTGCCCTTGTTTTTTACCTTGCAATATTCACCAACACCAATCTTTTAAGGCATGCCAATGTGGATACTTTCATAGTGTTTAGATCCTGTACGCCTTTGCTTGTTGCCGTTGCTGATACCGCTTTTAGAAAGCAACCGTGCCCTTCAAAGTTGACGTTTTTATCGTTGGTGATCATTTTGGGAGGTGCTGTTGGGTATGTTGCTACAGATTCAGGTTTTACTCTCACTGCGTATTCGTGGGCTTTGGCGTACTTGGTAACCATTACAACTGAGATGGTTTACATCAAGCATATGGTGACCAATCTCGGGCTCAATACTTGGGGCTTTGTGTTTTACAACAATTTGTTGTCATTGATGATGGCTCCTTTATTTTGGATTATTACTGGGGAGTATGTTGATGTGTTCATTGCTATGGGATCGAATACCTTGTTTAACCCTGTTGCGTTCATGGCAGTCTCGTTATCGTGCGTGTTTGGACTGCTCATCAGTTTCTTTGGATTTGCAGCAAGGAAAGCAATCTCTGCTACTGCTTTTACAGTAACCGGGGTTGTGAATAAGTTCTTGACAGTTGCCATTAATGTTCTCATTTGGGATAAGCATGCTAGTCCATTTGGTCTAATGTGCTTGTTGTTCACCATTGCTGGAGGTGTTCTTTATCAGCAATCTGTAACTGCTGTTGTTACTACTGCTCCATCTGCTGTGTCTAATAAGAATGACTATGGAGATAGTGATGAAGAGAAGGGAATATCTGCTAAGATCTCTGGTGTATAA